The following proteins are co-located in the Pyricularia oryzae 70-15 chromosome 1, whole genome shotgun sequence genome:
- a CDS encoding lipase 2: MRQSIFQSLMLAAGASAAVLPRASQGPTVQVANGSYYGVHNSFYDQDLFLGMPYAQPPVGNLRFRVPEPLNSTWDGVRNATEYGYACIGYGSDQWVLGNYVNEDCLTVNVVRPAGVPANAKLPVAVWIHGGGYFMGSGSDPRYNTSFLVKESVEMGTPMVAVTLNYRLSAWGFIFGKEVQAAGQTNIGMRDQRLALHWIQENIDAFGGDKSKVTIFGESAGGNSVGTQLIAYGGRDDGLFRAAISQSGAPSGLGRMTTPESWQPAYDALVSKAGCADAADSLDCLRGVPADALNAFINSTDVLAGPARPVIDGDLLTEVGTTSLRAGRFVHVPYLIGANADEGVSFGVRGINTEDEFVAMVQRSNAGLTRDDALAIAALYPDDPDQGIPSTLKGRPGPDLQPLLGSMWKRSAAYGGDPIMHAPRRIANEEWARHGVPSYSYHFDVLTNGIPDYAGSTHFQEVAFMFNNTGGLGYGNAVSVNPFGGMPESLKSLSHMMARMWISFVVNLDPNHIGIDKPAEWPVYTLEQPQNYVFDVNATGYGYIEPDTYRAEGIKYISDRFETVFRQ; this comes from the exons ATGCGTCAATCCATCTTCCAGTCACTGATGCTGGCCGCCGGCGCCTCGGCGGCCGTCCTGCCCCGGGCCAGCCAAGGCCCGACCGTGCAGGTCGCCAACGGCTCCTACTATGGCGTGCACAACTCTTTTTACGACCAAGACCTGTTCCTCGGCATGCCCTACGCCCAGCCGCCCGTCGGCAACCTCCGCTTCCGCGTTCCGGAGCCCCTGAACTCGACCTGGGACGGCGTGCGGAACGCGACCGAGTACGGCTACGCGTGTATCGGCTACGGTTCGGACCAGTGGGTGCTGGGCAACTATGTCAACGAGGACTGCTTGACTGTCAACGTCGTCCGTCCCGCGGGCGTCCCGGCTAATGCCAAGCTCCCCGTTGCCGTCTGGATTCATGGCGGTGGTTACTTCATGGGCA GCGGCAGTGATCCCAGGTACAACACCTCGTTCCTCGTCAAGGAGTCCGTGGAGATGGGCACCCCGATGGTGGCCGTGACCCTCAACTACCGCCTGTCCGCCTGGGGCTTCATCTTCGGCAAGGAGGTGCAGGCGGCCGGCCAGACCAACATCGGCATGCGCGACCAGCGCCTGGCCCTGCACTGGATCCAGGAGAACATCGACGCCTTTGGCGGCGACAAGAGCAAGGTGACCATCTTTGGCGAGTCGGCGGGCGGCAACTCGGTCGGCACGCAGCTCATCGCTTACGGCGGACGCGACGACGGACTCTTCCGCGCCGCCATCTCCCAGTCCGGCGCGCCCTCGGGGCTGGGCCGCATGACCACGCCCGAGTCGTGGCAGCCCGCCTACGACGCCCTGGTCAGCAAGGCCGGgtgcgccgacgccgccgactcGCTCGACTGCCTGCGCGGCGTCCCCGCCGACGCCCTCAACGCCTTTATCAACTCGACCGACGTGCTCGCCGGCCCCGCGCGCCCCGTCATCGACGGCGACTTGCTGACCGAGGTCGGCACCACCTCGCTCCGCGCCGGCCGCTTCGTCCACGTCCCCTACCTGATCGGCGCCAACGCCGACGAGGGCGTGTCCTTTGGCGTCCGCGGCATCAACACCGAGGACGAGTTCGTCGCCATGGTGCAGCGCAGCAACGCCGGGCTCACGCGCGACGACGCCCTCGCCATCGCGGCCCTCTACCCCGACGACCCGGACCAGGGCATCCCCTCCACGCTCAAGGGCCGTCCTGGACCGGACCTGCAGCCCCTGCTGGGCTCGATGTGGAAGCGCAGCGCGGCCTACGGCGGAGACCCCATCATGCACGCCCCCCGCCGCATCGCGAACGAGGAGTGGGCCAGGCACGGCGTGCCGTCTTACAGCTACCACTTTGACGTTCTGACAAACGGCATTCCGGACTATGCTGGGTCGACCCACTTCCAGGAGGTTGCCTTCATGTTCAACAACACCGGCGGTCTGGGCTACGGCAACGCCGTGTCGGTGAACCCGTTTGGCGGCATGCCCGAGTCCTTGAAGAGCTTGTCGCACATGATGGCGAGGATGTGGATCAGCTTCGTGGTCAACCTGGACCCGAACCACATTGGTATTG ACAAGCCGGCAGAGTGGCCCGTCTACACGCTCGAGCAGCCGCAGAACTACGTTTTCGACGTCAACGCCACCGGCTATGGCTACATTGAGCCCGACACTTACCGTGCCGAGGGCATCAAGTACATAAGTGACAGGTTTGAGACTGTCTTTAGGCAGTAA